One genomic segment of Thermoanaerobacterium sp. PSU-2 includes these proteins:
- a CDS encoding PTS sugar transporter subunit IIB: protein MYKIALVCENGASTGMVVKKMREAAKKRGIEAEIQAYPYTQLENFIEEVDAILLGPQIAYKKDVIAKTFSKYADKIDVIKPMDFGMMNGEKILDDAIAIIKK, encoded by the coding sequence ATGTATAAAATTGCTTTGGTGTGTGAAAACGGTGCAAGTACTGGTATGGTAGTCAAAAAAATGAGAGAAGCTGCAAAAAAACGCGGGATAGAGGCAGAAATTCAAGCTTATCCATATACACAATTAGAAAATTTTATTGAAGAGGTAGATGCTATACTTTTAGGTCCACAGATCGCATACAAAAAGGACGTTATTGCAAAAACATTTTCAAAGTATGCGGATAAAATTGATGTTATAAAACCGATGGATTTTGGAATGATGAATGGCGAAAAAATTTTAGATGATGCTATTGCAATTATTAAAAAATGA
- a CDS encoding PTS lactose/cellobiose transporter subunit IIA encodes MDAIAKSMEIIANSGEGKSLAMKAIKQARAGKYEEAEADLKHADEAIIKAHQAHSELLFYDAEHQDLKINMLLVHAADHLTAAGIIKELAEEIIYLYKTR; translated from the coding sequence ATTGCAAACAGTGGTGAAGGTAAAAGTTTGGCAATGAAAGCAATCAAGCAAGCTCGTGCTGGCAAATATGAAGAAGCTGAGGCAGACTTAAAACATGCAGATGAGGCGATTATAAAGGCACATCAGGCCCACAGCGAATTGCTGTTCTATGATGCTGAACATCAGGATTTAAAAATTAATATGTTGTTGGTACATGCAGCAGATCATTTGACTGCAGCAGGTATTATAAAGGAATTGGCAGAAGAGATTATCTATTTGTATAAGACACGATAG